In Thunnus thynnus chromosome 4, fThuThy2.1, whole genome shotgun sequence, a genomic segment contains:
- the LOC137181095 gene encoding protein SSUH2 homolog produces MNSAAAYPPLSAPMANMFGNVPGYEGTVAGGGGYLPPPMPIEPVAPPAPSPTPDDWSIPSLSEDDAREAFTSFAASHCCYSHGPAEDGVITKMEPYNTYRYRLETFNESRSTEWATKPHEGEPADFYTETAPRPWEIQATPPSLFTNHTEEIRVPYTSSIKECHSCHATGAMPCNECHGSGHKPCWVCNGTGTRSDENCTRCDSTGNERCTECNSQGRKECETCKGKCQLLTYIKLKVEWTNHLEDHVVQQNSGLSADDLHSVSGKELFKNSQYLLFPLLGFPNPAISEASDRLIKEHQSKYAQTSRILQQRQTVELIPITKVTYKWKGDSHIYFVYGNERQVNADDYPATCCCVVM; encoded by the exons CTGCGTACCCCCCTCTCTCCGCCCCCATGGCCAACATGTTTGGCAACGTGCCCGGGTACGAAGGCACTGTGGCAGGAGGAG GAGGTTACCTGCCCCCTCCCATGCCCATCGAGCCTGTAGCCCCGCCTGCACCCAGCCCCACACCCGACGACTGGAG CATCCCGTCTCTGTCGGAGGACGATGCCCGTGAGGCGTTCACCAGCTTTGCAGCATCTCATTGCTGCTACAGCCATGGTCCTGCTGAAGATGGAGTCATCACCAAAATGGAGCCATACAACACTTATAGG TACCGACTGGAGACGTTCAATGAGTCCAGGTCAACTGAGTGGGCCACCAAACCTcatgaag gtgagcCAGCTGACTTCTACACTGAGACCGCCCCCCGGCCATGGGAGATTCAGGCCACACCTCCCAGCCTCTTCACCAATCATACAGAGGAGATCCGCGTGCCTTACACCTCCTCCATCAAG gaatgCCACAGCTGCCATGCCACAGGAGCGATGCCATGTAACGAGTGTCATGGAAGTGGACAT aaACCGTGCTGGGTGTGTAATGGCACTGGGACAAGGTCTGATGAGAACTGCACTCGCTGTGATTCTACAGGCAATGAGAG gtgtacaGAGTGTAATTCTCAAGGAAGGAAGGAGTGTGAAACCTGtaaaggaaaatgtcaactgCTGACCTACATCAAGCTGAAAGTGGAGTG gactAACCATCTGGAGGACCACGTGGTGCAGCAGAACTCTGGTCTGAGTGCTGATGATCTTCACTCAGTGAGCGGGAAGGAGCTGTTCAAGAACAGCCAGTACCTg CTCTTCCCACTTTTAGGGTTCCCAAACCCGGCCATCTCTGAGGCCTCAGATCGTCTGATCAAAGAGCACCAAAGCAAGTACGCCCAGACTTCCAGGATCCTGCAGCAG agGCAGACAGTTGAGTTGATCCCCATCACTAAGGTGACCTATAAGTGGAAAGGCGACTCCCACATCTACTTTGTCTACGGCAATGAGCGCCAAGTCAATGCCGACGATTACCCAGCGACCTGCTGCTGTGTcgtcatgtaa